The genomic stretch ATTTAAGAGATTGACTCTTACTGCAAAATTTCTTTGAAAATGAGCGTTCAATCTCTACAGCGAAAACCTCAGGATCTACTTGAAATGTGTCCCAATGGCCCCGCATAGCTAAATATTCTTTTTCTTTTTTTGGTGTGTTTATCATCCAAACACTTTTCTCTTTTTTCACATACCCCATCTCAATTATTTTCTTTTTAGCCTTGGGCTTCACCTTCTTAATCAAGGCATTTTCCAAATCATTGTAATATTCCTGGGCGTTGAAATCGTTATCAGTATAGGTTTTGCGAAGTTGTTGTATATGATGAACCATACCTTCTCTGTTTCCTCCTCCCCATGTACTGTTCACTATGTTATTTGAAAGTTCATCCCAATCCCCATTAAACATATCGAACAAAATTATTATGATCCATAAGTCCCAATATGTGATTTCTAGTTTTTTTCCGTCTGGACAGGCTACTTTTTGAAAGAGGTCATTTCCATAAAGTATTACTCGTTTTTGTGTCATATTTTTTACCGCCAGAAATGTTTAATTAAAAGATGAAAGAAGGCTGGACACGCTATCGCTCCTCCCGGCCTACGGTTTTAAAAGTGGATTAGCTTTCTTCACTTCCGCAATGTTCGCATGGCAGGCTTACTCCATACGTGCATTTATTACAGTTAGGGCAGTGCCATTCCCTCCAATCTCTACATTTTCCACATGTATCACAATGCCAAGTACAACTATCTTGAGCCACGTCATTCCAACAGAATGAATACCAATATGTTTCGTTGCATTTTGAACAAGAGTAATGGTTAATAAGTTTACTCAAAGGGACTGATTCACAACCACAAGGCAACTCATGACTTTCCTGTAACTCCTCTTTTGAAAGGTCTTTGAATTCGGCTATATTTTGTATTGCACACGTTGACAGTTCTTCAATATTCATTCCATTGAGAGGATTTTTACAATTTATACATCCACATTTATCATCGCATGGCTCACCTTGCTTAAGACATTTACATCGCCTACTATCACACCCTGATTTGCACTTGCAGTGAACTGTTTTATCTGTCATTTCTCGTCTAATTGTATGTTTTTGATGCTTTTATCGTTCCCATATGGAAACGATAAAAAGAGAAGAGCCGTTTTCCTGCGATCCACCTCTCACTGCCTCTTGATAACTACGCCCATTCAAAAAAGATAACGAAAAATCAGGAAGACAGCACGTATGCAGGCTACATATCATTCGTTTCTTACAGAGTATCAAGAAACCTGATATCATTACCGAGTTCAAATCCCGAAACCGCCTCGTCAGCTATACATAAATACTGACAAGGCTGTACGTAACTCTCCATATCTTCAAAAGAACATACTGATTTCAATAAGTAAATAAAAAATTACCGCTGTCGGGAAAAAAGCACACCTGTCGGTATCACAGGGTTGGAGAGGCGGAGAAACGGATACAGAAGTGTAAATGTATCTTCCCTGCTGAATCAGCAGGGTGTCTTGTTGCGTCATTTGGCCTAAATGGCTCTCAGTTTAATTTCTTTCTCCCTGTATTTCTTCCTCAGTTTTATCTTGCGCATCTTCGTTATATAGGGTATATAAACTCCTTTTTAGAGTAGATATATTGACTTCCTGTTTTAAAGTGCAGTTTTTCAAGGTACTTATTTGATGATGTTTTAGTGTCATCCCGAAGACAGGGTACGTGTTGAGGGGTTACAGAATTCGCTGTGACTCCTTTTTTATTTTTAAATGGTTGTTTGCTCGGCAAACAGCGAGTTTTTTTTATCCGAATTCCGAGGGGACCAGAAGGAGCGGATAGAATCAGCGGCCAGGCAGCTGTAACAGAGGAATAAGAGAGATGAACAAAGATCTGGATAAAGTACGGAATATAGGCATCAGTGCCCATATTGACTCCGGCAAGACAACACTTACCGAGCGAATTCTTTACTACACGCAGCGCATCCACGCTATTCATGAGGTACGTGGTAAGGATGGCGTCGGCGCGACAATGGATTCCATGGAGCTGGAAAAAGAGCGCGGTATCACCATTCAGTCGGCAGCCACCTACTGTTCATGGAAAGATATTGATGTCAATATTATTGACACACCGGGCCATGTTGACTTTACCGTTGAAGTTGAACGTGCTCTGCGAGTGCTCGACGGTGCTGTCCTGATTCTCTGCTCCGTGGGCGGTGTTCAGTCGCAGTCCATTACGGTTGATCGTCAGATGACCAGGTATAATGTTCCACGTATCGCTTTTATTAATAAATGCGATCGAACAGGTGCTAATCCAGAACGAGTTGTTGGTCAGTTACGGGATAAGCTCAACCTCAATGCTGTAATGATTCAGCTGCCCATTGGTTTGGAATCAGAACTGGAAGGTATGGTTGACTTGGTCACCATGAAGGCTATCTATTTTGACGGAGATCAGGGTGATGATATCCGTTATGACGAGATCCCTGAGAACCTGAAAGATGAGGCCGAAGAGAAGCGCGAGGAGCTGCTGGATGCAGTTTCCATGTTCTCGGAAGAGTTGATGGAGGCTATGCTGGAAGAGGAAGAAATTCCTGTTGAGCTGATTCAGGCCGCTATCCGTAAAGGTACCTTGGATCTGGAGCTGGCACCGGTCATGATCGGTTCCGCTTATAAAAATAAGGGTGTTCAGCCCCTGCTGGATGCTGTTGAGACCTATCTGCCCTGTCCGACTGATGTCGTAAATACTGCTCTTGATCTGGATAATGATGAAGAGGAGATGACGGTTTCCAATAATCCTGATGATCCGTTGGTTGCTCTGGCTTTTAAATTGGAGGACGGTCGTTACGGTCAGCTGACCTATGTGCGTACTTATCAGGGTACGCTGAGAAAAGGCGAGACCATCTTCAATACCAGAACCGGTAAGAAGGTCAAAGTCGGACGTTTGGTTCGGATGCATTCCAATGAGATGGAGGAAATCGAAGAAGCAGGTTCCGGCGATATCGTCGGTCTCTTCGGTGTGGACTGCGCCTCCGGTGATACCTTCTGCGACAGCAAGGTCAACTGGTCCATGAGCTCCATGCATGTCCCTGCACCGGTTATCTCCCTGGCCATCACCCCGATAGATAATAAAGCCCAGGACAATATGTCCAAGGCCTTGAATCGCTTTAGCAAGGAAGATCCGACCTTCAAGACCTTTGTTGATCATGAGACCAACGAGACCATTATTTCTGGTATGGGCGAGCTGCATCTTGAAGTGTACATTGAACGGATGAAGCGTGAGTATAAGGCCGAGGTTGAGGTTGGTGCTCCTCGGGTTGCCTATCGCGAGGCTATTACCCAGCGTGCTGACTTCAATTACACCCATAAGAAACAGACCGGTGGTTCAGGTCAGTTCGGTCGAGTAGGCGGCCATATGGAGCCGTTGGAAGAGGAAGAGTACGAATTTGTCGACCAGATTGTGGGTGGTGTTATCCCGCGCGAATATATTCCGTCCTGTGATAAGGGCTTCCAGGCTTCCATGGAAAAGGGGATGCTGATCGGTGCACCCATCACAGGGGTTCGTTGCCTGATCAACGACGGCAGTTACCATGCGGTCGACTCCTCGGATATGGCTTTTCAACAGGCCTCCAAAGGAGCCTTTAAAGAGGGCTATAAAAAAGCAGGCCCGGTTATCATGGAGCCGATCATGAAGGTCTCTGTAGAAGGACCTTCCGAGTTTCAGGGATCGATCATGGGCAGCCTGAATCAGCGACGCGGTATGATTGTCGGCACCTCGGAAGAGGGGAGTTATACCGTTGTAGAGGCGGATATGCCTTTATCCGAGATGTTTGGCTACTCAACCACCCTGCGTTCTCTGACCCAGGGAAAGGCTGAATTCACTATGGAGTTCTCAACGTATAAGCAGGTTCCCAAGAGTGTTGCCGAAGAGCTGATCAAGGAATACGAAGAATCCAGGAAAAAAGGGTGATTCAGACGGAATCTTGGAGAAATAGAGTAGTCTGCGTCTGATTGCGGACTGCGCTGAGCGATACGAAAGAGAGACGAAAAAATAAGAGGTGGTAGCATGGGATATGAACCGTTAGTGAAAAAGAATCCGTTACGGGTGTTGAATTTAGCCGGAAACGACAAAAAAATGGGCCTGATCATGGCCCGGGCAGGCTTGGGAAAGACCGCTCTGCTGGTCCAGATTGCCTTGGATTCCATTCTTCGCGGAAAACGGGTTGTCCATATCAGTATTGGAGAAAACCTGGAGAAAACAAAGCTTTGGTATGATGATATGCTGGAGATTATCCTTCAGGAATGCTCAGTGTCTAATCCTCATGAGCTGATTGATATGGTGCAGCAGCACCGGATGATCATGAGCTTCAAGGAATCCGCTTTTAATCGGGCTCGTCTTGAAGAGCGACTGAACGACCTGATCCTGCAGGATATCTTTAAACCGGATTGTGTGGTGATTGATGGCTTTGATTTCACAAACGTGGATCACAAGGACTTGGAAGATATTAATAATCTGATGGAGAGCCTGCGTCTTCAGACCTGGTTTTCCGCAACCAGTCATCGTGAGGATGATCGAGTATCTCCGTCAGGAGTACCTGCCCCTTGTCATGAGCTTGATGATCTTTTTGAGACGGTTGTGTTGCTTAAGTCAGAGCAGGAGCATGTTCAGCTGGAGATTATACGTCATAACAGCGATGCCTGCAGCGGTGATTCATGTCACCTGATCCTTGATCCGGCAACCATGATGGTTAAGCAGGATGACTGATTAATCTGCTCATCAGTACAAAAGCAAGATGCGATTTTTTCGCATCTTGCTTTTTTTTTTGTCGGAGTACCCAGGGTGTTACCCCGGGCTCTTACCGGCCCTTTCAGGGCATTTTGATTCCCGGTAGTTCCTTGATCTGGGGTAAAAGAAGCCCCAAAGGGGCTGTATTTAACCAGCTCAGGGTAACACCCATTTTTATATAAAAAATAAAAAAATGCGCTTCCGTCCTTGTATTGACCTGCATAACGGCAAGGTAAAACAGATTGTCGGCTCCACCCTGAGCGACAGTGAGTCCGCAACCCTGCGAACCAATTTTTCCTCCCAATTTTCTTCTTCCTATTACGCCCGGATGTACCGTCAGGATAATCTTCCTGGAGGGCATATTATTATGCTGGGGCCCGGTAATGAAGAGGCGGCAACAGAGGCTCTGCAGGCCTGGCCCGGAGGTCTGCAAATCGGTGGGGGAATAACTGCTGAAAATGCCGAGCTCTGGCTGAATCGAGGGGCTTCCCATGTTATTGTCACCTCCCATGTCTTTCATGACGGACAACTGGATGCGGAGCGGTTGGACAGGTTGTGTCGGCTCATCGGCAAAGAGCGATTGGTGCTTGATCTGAGCTGTCGTTGGAAAGATGATGGCTATTACGTGGTTACCGATCGATGGCAGAAGTTTACTGACCTGAGGATCAGCGGGAAAATGCTGAAGGAGCTGGAGGGGAGCTGCGATGAGTTTTTGATCCATGCAGTCGACGTGGAGGGAAAATGCATGGGCGTTGATGAACGGTTGATTGAGCTCCTGGCAGCAGCAGAGGTAAGCAAGCCCATCACCTATGCAGGTGGAGTCACTGACATGGACGATTTACAAATTATTCACAGGGCCGGAAAATCCAAGCTGGATGCAACAGTGGGAAGTGCGCTGGATATCTTCGGTGGCACAGGATGTGCCTACCAAGAGGTGGTAACTTTTCATAATCAGGCTGCGGGATAACGGCGTATCATTTTGGGATAGCGTTTTTATTTTTTATTGATGGGGCAAGAAGATGCAATTGGCAATAATTGGCAATAATAGGAAATTTTTGCTGCCAGCGTAAAGAGAACGCCTGGTTGTGTCATAAGGAAGAGGGGCTTGCCAGCGGAGAAAGCAGTATTTTGGGAGCGGACTCGTCAGTGGATTTTACGCTTTTTTGTTGACAAATACAATTCATCTGTTTAAGTTCGCCCACTAAATACTAAATAAGTAATCAATAAGGTAAAGCGTTGTTGTTTTCCTGAAAAACACCTGCATACCTGTTGGATTTTCAGTAAGTGTATACGTTTTTTATATTTACCTTAATTTTTTATAACATTATCGAGGAGGAACACCGATGGCAAAGCATGATACGCCTTTGTTGGACGATCTAGAAAAAGGCCCTTGGCCAAGTTTCGTTACCGACATGAAGCGCCAGGCAGAGACCCACCCAGAATGCTGGGATATTCTCGGTCAGCTGGAGCTTTCGTTCAAAGACAGAATTACACATTGGAAGCATGGCGGTATCGTTGGTGTTTTTGGATATGGCGGCGGTATTGTTGGTCGTTACTCCGACGTACCCAAGCAGTTCCCCGGTGTTGAGCATTTTCATACTGTTCGTATTGCTCAGCCTGCTGGCCTGTACTACTCCACCAAGAACCTGCGTGCCCTGATGGATCTGTGGGATAAGTACGGATCAGGTATGACCAATATGCACGGTTCTACCGGTGACATGATTTTCCTCGGTACCCGTACCGAAAATCTGGAGCCCCTGTTCTGGGACCTGACCCATGATCTGGATCAGGATCTCGGTGGTTCTGGTTCTAACCTGCGTACCCCCTCCTGCTGTTTGGGTGATTCTCGCTGTGAGTGGGCCTGCTACGATGCTCAGGATGTTTGTTACCACCTGACCATGCATTACCAGGATGAGATTCATCGTCCGGCTTTCCCGTATAAGTTCAAATTTAAGTTTTCCGGTTGTTCCAACGACTGTGTAGCGTCCATCGCCCGTTCCGACTTTGCTCTTATCGGTACCTGGAAGGATGATATCCAGATGGATCAGGCTGCTGTCAAGGAATACGTTGCAGGCAACTATCCGTCTAACGGTGGTGCCCATGCCGGTCGTGACTGGGGTGCCTTTGACATCAAGAAAGAAGTTATTGATCTCTGCCCGACCAACTGCATGTGGATGGAAGGCGATGAGCTGAAAATCGATAATTCTGAGTGTACTCGTTGTATGCATTGCATCAACGTTATGCCGCGTGCTCTGAAGCCGGGTAAAGAGAAAGGCGCAACCGTTTGTATCGGTGCTAAGGCTCCGATTCTGGACGGTGCTCAGTTCGCTACCATGGTTATTCCCTTCATCAAAGTTTCCAAAGACAATGAGTACGAGAACGTTATTGACGTGATCGAGCAGATTTGGGACTGGTGGATGGAAGTCGGTAAAAACCGTGAGCGTGTCGGTGAGACCATGCAGCGTATCGGTCTGCCCACCTTCCTGAAGGTTATGGAAGTCGAGGCTATGCCGCAGCATGTGAAAGAGCCGCGTTCTAATCCCTATGTCTTCTGGAAAGAAGAGGAAGTTGAAGGTGGATGGGAACGTGACGTTCAAGCATTCCGTAAAAAGCATGCCGCATAACTCATCGTTAATCGATTTTACTTAAAACTTAAATTTTTTTAATATATAAGGAGATTGTACAATGGGTTACGATCCTAAAAATCCCATGGAAGGTCGTATTACTGACCTGGGACCTCGCTCGTACACGGAAATGCTGCCGCCGGTTATCGCGGCTAACAAAGGAAAATGGGACTACCATGAGATCCTTGCTCCCGGTATCCTGATTCATGTAGGGGAAAGCGGAGACACCTGCTACACTGTTCGTACCG from Candidatus Electrothrix communis encodes the following:
- the fusA gene encoding elongation factor G, translated to MNKDLDKVRNIGISAHIDSGKTTLTERILYYTQRIHAIHEVRGKDGVGATMDSMELEKERGITIQSAATYCSWKDIDVNIIDTPGHVDFTVEVERALRVLDGAVLILCSVGGVQSQSITVDRQMTRYNVPRIAFINKCDRTGANPERVVGQLRDKLNLNAVMIQLPIGLESELEGMVDLVTMKAIYFDGDQGDDIRYDEIPENLKDEAEEKREELLDAVSMFSEELMEAMLEEEEIPVELIQAAIRKGTLDLELAPVMIGSAYKNKGVQPLLDAVETYLPCPTDVVNTALDLDNDEEEMTVSNNPDDPLVALAFKLEDGRYGQLTYVRTYQGTLRKGETIFNTRTGKKVKVGRLVRMHSNEMEEIEEAGSGDIVGLFGVDCASGDTFCDSKVNWSMSSMHVPAPVISLAITPIDNKAQDNMSKALNRFSKEDPTFKTFVDHETNETIISGMGELHLEVYIERMKREYKAEVEVGAPRVAYREAITQRADFNYTHKKQTGGSGQFGRVGGHMEPLEEEEYEFVDQIVGGVIPREYIPSCDKGFQASMEKGMLIGAPITGVRCLINDGSYHAVDSSDMAFQQASKGAFKEGYKKAGPVIMEPIMKVSVEGPSEFQGSIMGSLNQRRGMIVGTSEEGSYTVVEADMPLSEMFGYSTTLRSLTQGKAEFTMEFSTYKQVPKSVAEELIKEYEESRKKG
- the hisA gene encoding phosphoribosylformimino-5-aminoimidazole carboxamide ribotide isomerase; the encoded protein is MRFRPCIDLHNGKVKQIVGSTLSDSESATLRTNFSSQFSSSYYARMYRQDNLPGGHIIMLGPGNEEAATEALQAWPGGLQIGGGITAENAELWLNRGASHVIVTSHVFHDGQLDAERLDRLCRLIGKERLVLDLSCRWKDDGYYVVTDRWQKFTDLRISGKMLKELEGSCDEFLIHAVDVEGKCMGVDERLIELLAAAEVSKPITYAGGVTDMDDLQIIHRAGKSKLDATVGSALDIFGGTGCAYQEVVTFHNQAAG
- the dsrA gene encoding dissimilatory-type sulfite reductase subunit alpha, encoding MAKHDTPLLDDLEKGPWPSFVTDMKRQAETHPECWDILGQLELSFKDRITHWKHGGIVGVFGYGGGIVGRYSDVPKQFPGVEHFHTVRIAQPAGLYYSTKNLRALMDLWDKYGSGMTNMHGSTGDMIFLGTRTENLEPLFWDLTHDLDQDLGGSGSNLRTPSCCLGDSRCEWACYDAQDVCYHLTMHYQDEIHRPAFPYKFKFKFSGCSNDCVASIARSDFALIGTWKDDIQMDQAAVKEYVAGNYPSNGGAHAGRDWGAFDIKKEVIDLCPTNCMWMEGDELKIDNSECTRCMHCINVMPRALKPGKEKGATVCIGAKAPILDGAQFATMVIPFIKVSKDNEYENVIDVIEQIWDWWMEVGKNRERVGETMQRIGLPTFLKVMEVEAMPQHVKEPRSNPYVFWKEEEVEGGWERDVQAFRKKHAA